From the genome of Streptomyces sp. NBC_01317, one region includes:
- a CDS encoding DUF58 domain-containing protein, whose protein sequence is MGPGGTDAPDAGDGGGLRAALSGLTTRGRSFFAAGIAAAVCAYVLGQSDLLRVGLLLAVLPLICVAVLYRTRYRVAGSRRLSPSRVPAGSEARVHLRMDNVSRGPTGLLMLQDHVPYVLGPRPRFVLDRVEAGGRREVSYRVRSDLRGRYPLGPLQLRLSDPFGMCELTRSFSAYDTLTVIPRTEPLPAVRLAGEAAGLGDGRNRSQALAGEDDVIPRGYRHGDDLRRVHWRSTARYGELMVRREETPQRARCTVLLDTRRVGYQGAGPDSAFEWAVSGAASALVHMLERGFAVRLLTDTGSSVPGEGADGFAGATQGSADSAGLMMDTLAIVDHSDGAGLSRAYDVLRGSTEGLLLAFFGDLDEEQAAIAARMRQRSGAAVAFVLDSSGWAQGAPGLAGDDQVGKRLRQLREAGWTALLVPSGTALSDLWHQAARQRVESTVTGGSNGFSGGWS, encoded by the coding sequence ATGGGACCCGGGGGGACCGACGCCCCGGACGCCGGGGACGGGGGCGGCCTGCGGGCCGCGCTGTCCGGGCTGACGACGCGCGGGCGGTCGTTCTTCGCCGCCGGGATCGCCGCCGCCGTCTGCGCCTACGTCCTGGGGCAGTCGGACCTGCTGCGGGTGGGGCTGCTCCTCGCCGTGCTGCCGCTGATCTGTGTGGCGGTGCTGTACCGCACGCGCTACCGCGTCGCGGGCAGCCGGCGACTGTCGCCCTCCCGGGTGCCGGCGGGCTCGGAGGCACGGGTGCACCTGCGGATGGACAACGTGTCGCGGGGCCCCACGGGGCTGCTGATGCTCCAGGACCACGTGCCGTACGTGCTCGGCCCGCGCCCCCGGTTCGTGCTGGACCGGGTGGAGGCGGGAGGGCGGCGTGAGGTGTCCTACCGGGTCCGCTCCGACCTGCGCGGACGGTATCCGCTCGGGCCGCTCCAGCTGCGGCTGAGCGACCCGTTCGGGATGTGCGAGCTGACCCGGTCGTTCAGCGCGTACGACACCCTGACCGTCATCCCCCGCACCGAACCGCTGCCCGCGGTACGGCTCGCGGGCGAGGCGGCGGGGCTGGGCGACGGGCGGAACCGCTCGCAGGCCCTGGCCGGCGAGGACGACGTCATCCCGCGCGGCTACCGGCACGGCGACGACCTGCGCCGGGTGCACTGGCGCTCCACGGCCCGCTACGGCGAGCTGATGGTCCGCAGGGAGGAGACACCCCAGCGGGCCAGGTGCACGGTGCTGCTGGACACCCGGCGGGTCGGCTACCAGGGCGCGGGGCCCGACTCGGCCTTCGAATGGGCGGTGTCGGGCGCGGCCTCCGCCCTCGTGCACATGCTGGAACGGGGCTTCGCCGTACGGCTGCTGACCGACACCGGCAGTTCGGTGCCGGGCGAGGGGGCCGACGGGTTCGCCGGGGCGACCCAGGGGTCCGCCGACTCGGCGGGCCTGATGATGGACACGCTCGCGATCGTCGACCACTCCGACGGGGCGGGCCTCTCCCGTGCGTACGACGTGCTGCGCGGCAGCACCGAGGGGCTGCTGCTGGCCTTCTTCGGCGATCTGGACGAGGAGCAGGCGGCCATCGCGGCCCGGATGCGGCAGCGCAGCGGCGCGGCCGTCGCGTTTGTCCTCGACAGCTCCGGCTGGGCGCAGGGCGCGCCCGGCCTCGCCGGTGACGACCAGGTCGGGAAGCGGCTGCGGCAGCTGCGGGAGGCCGGCTGGACCGCCCTCCTGGTGCCCTCGGGGACGGCGTTGTCCGACCTGTGGCACCAAGCGGCGCGCCAGCGGGTGGAATCGACCGTCACCGGCGGTTCGAACGGCTTCTCCGGAGGATGGTCATGA
- a CDS encoding AAA family ATPase — protein sequence MTTYDDRASLTDLTTTAERVRASVEGVIEGKPEVVRLSLTVLLAEGHLLIEDVPGVGKTMLAKALARSIDCSVRRIQFTPDLLPSDITGVSIYDQQRREFEFKPGAIFAQIVIGDEINRASPKTQSALLESMEERQVTIDGHSYELPSPFMVVATQNPVEMEGTYPLPEAQRDRFMARVSIGYPSAEAELQMLDVHGGVSPLDDLQPVAHAHDIVKLIDAVRGVHVAESVRRYAVELVGATRNHPDLRLGASPRATLHLLRAAKASAALSGRDYALPDDVQALAVAVLAHRLLPTAQAQLNRRTAEQVVLEILQRTPVPTADGGLAAGAHPVPGGPLYGQQPGARRL from the coding sequence GTGACGACCTATGACGATCGAGCGAGCCTCACTGATCTGACCACCACAGCGGAGCGTGTGCGCGCATCGGTGGAAGGTGTGATCGAGGGCAAGCCTGAGGTCGTACGGCTTTCGCTGACCGTGCTCCTCGCCGAGGGGCATCTTCTGATCGAAGATGTCCCCGGCGTGGGCAAGACGATGCTCGCGAAGGCGCTCGCGCGCTCCATCGACTGTTCGGTGCGGCGTATCCAGTTCACTCCCGACCTGCTGCCGTCGGACATCACCGGGGTGTCCATCTACGACCAGCAGCGGCGGGAATTCGAATTCAAACCGGGGGCGATCTTCGCGCAGATCGTGATCGGCGACGAGATCAACCGCGCCTCTCCGAAGACCCAGTCGGCGCTGCTGGAGTCGATGGAGGAGCGCCAGGTCACCATCGACGGGCATTCCTACGAACTGCCCAGCCCGTTCATGGTGGTGGCCACCCAGAACCCGGTGGAGATGGAGGGCACGTACCCGCTCCCCGAGGCGCAGCGCGACCGCTTCATGGCCCGGGTGTCGATCGGCTACCCCAGCGCGGAGGCCGAGTTGCAGATGCTGGACGTGCACGGCGGGGTCTCGCCGCTGGACGACCTCCAGCCGGTGGCGCACGCGCACGACATCGTGAAGCTGATCGACGCGGTGCGCGGCGTGCATGTCGCCGAGTCGGTACGGCGGTACGCGGTGGAGCTGGTCGGCGCGACCCGCAACCACCCGGACCTGAGACTCGGCGCCTCGCCGCGCGCCACGCTCCACCTGCTGCGGGCGGCGAAGGCCTCGGCCGCCCTGAGCGGCCGGGACTACGCGCTGCCGGACGACGTGCAGGCCCTGGCGGTGGCGGTGCTGGCGCACCGTCTGCTGCCCACGGCCCAGGCGCAGTTGAACCGCCGTACCGCCGAGCAGGTCGTGCTGGAGATCCTCCAGCGCACGCCCGTGCCCACCGCGGACGGCGGCCTGGCCGCGGGAGCGCACCCGGTGCCGGGCGGCCCGCTCTACGGCCAGCAGCCCGGCGCACGGCGGCTGTGA
- a CDS encoding beta-class carbonic anhydrase codes for MSTSAHLPAEPSVAPAGAARTGGTVTDRLIDANHRYADAFTDPGMDARPVLRVAVVACMDARLDLHGALGLALGDCHTIRNAGGVVTDDVIRSLTISQRALGTRSVVLIHHTGCGLESLTEEFRHDLEIEVGQRPSWAVESFRDVDQDVRQSMRRVRTSPFLVHTDDIRGFVFDVKTGLLREIETAD; via the coding sequence ATGTCGACTTCCGCTCACCTCCCCGCAGAGCCCTCCGTGGCTCCCGCCGGCGCGGCCCGCACCGGCGGGACGGTCACCGACCGGCTCATCGACGCCAACCACCGCTACGCCGACGCGTTCACCGACCCCGGCATGGACGCCCGCCCCGTGCTGCGCGTGGCCGTGGTCGCCTGCATGGACGCCCGGCTCGACCTGCACGGCGCGCTGGGCCTCGCGCTCGGCGATTGTCATACCATCCGCAACGCGGGAGGCGTGGTCACCGACGACGTCATCCGTTCCCTGACCATCAGCCAGCGGGCGCTCGGTACGCGTAGCGTCGTCCTCATCCATCACACCGGCTGCGGCCTGGAGAGCCTCACCGAGGAGTTCCGGCACGACCTGGAGATCGAGGTCGGCCAGCGGCCGTCCTGGGCGGTCGAGTCGTTCCGCGATGTCGACCAGGATGTACGGCAGTCCATGCGGCGGGTCCGTACCTCACCCTTCCTGGTGCACACGGACGACATCCGCGGCTTTGTCTTCGACGTGAAGACGGGTCTCCTGCGGGAGATCGAGACCGCCGACTGA
- the rsmH gene encoding 16S rRNA (cytosine(1402)-N(4))-methyltransferase RsmH: MNQARHVPVMLQRCLDLLAPALDRPGAVVVDGTLGLGGHSEALLTAFPAVRLVALDRDKEALRLSGERLAPYGDRATLVHAVSHELPEVLDRLGIPKVQGVLFDLGVSSMQLDEAERGFAYAHDAPLDMRMDQSSGISAAEVLNTYPPGELVRILRAYGEEKQARRIVSAVVKEREKEPFTKSARLVALIRDALPQAAMRTGGNPAKRTFQALRIEVNGELSALESSLPAAVRALDVGGRIAVLSYQSLEDRVVKQVFAAGAATTAPPGLPVVPERYQPRLKLLTRGAELPTEEEIADNRRSASARLRGAERIREDVS, translated from the coding sequence ATGAACCAGGCCCGACACGTACCGGTGATGCTCCAGCGGTGCCTGGACCTGCTGGCCCCCGCCCTCGACCGCCCCGGCGCCGTCGTCGTCGACGGCACGCTGGGCCTCGGCGGCCACAGCGAGGCACTGCTCACGGCGTTCCCGGCCGTCCGGCTGGTCGCGCTCGACCGCGACAAGGAAGCGCTCCGGCTCTCCGGCGAGCGGCTCGCCCCGTACGGCGACCGCGCCACGCTCGTCCACGCCGTCTCCCACGAACTCCCCGAGGTCCTCGACCGGCTGGGCATCCCCAAGGTCCAGGGCGTCCTCTTCGACCTCGGCGTCTCCTCCATGCAGCTGGACGAGGCCGAGCGCGGCTTCGCGTACGCCCACGACGCCCCGCTCGACATGCGGATGGACCAGTCCTCCGGCATCAGCGCCGCCGAGGTCCTCAACACCTATCCGCCCGGCGAGCTGGTACGGATCCTGCGCGCGTACGGCGAGGAGAAACAGGCCAGGCGCATCGTCTCCGCCGTCGTCAAGGAACGCGAGAAGGAACCCTTCACCAAGAGCGCCCGGCTCGTCGCCCTGATCCGCGACGCACTGCCCCAGGCGGCCATGCGCACCGGTGGCAATCCGGCCAAGCGCACCTTCCAGGCCCTGCGCATCGAGGTCAACGGCGAACTCTCCGCACTGGAGTCCTCACTGCCCGCCGCCGTCAGGGCCCTCGACGTGGGCGGCCGCATCGCCGTCCTCTCCTACCAGTCCCTGGAGGACCGGGTCGTCAAACAGGTCTTCGCCGCGGGCGCCGCCACCACCGCGCCCCCCGGACTGCCCGTCGTCCCCGAGCGCTACCAGCCCCGCCTCAAACTCCTCACCCGCGGCGCCGAACTTCCCACGGAGGAGGAGATCGCCGACAACCGGCGCTCCGCCTCCGCCCGGCTGCGGGGGGCGGAGAGGATCCGGGAGGACGTGTCGTGA
- a CDS encoding cell division protein FtsL, whose translation MSGPAKQLKGRAARLARMMPAGATSAARTPFVLLVVLLLGGGLITLLLLNSSLNEGSFRLSELKKQTTDLTDEQQALQRDVDDHSAPDALGRRARELGMVPGGSPAFLDPDGTVRGVPGRAEALPPVPPSVLEQPAPATPPPGSTVPVPAPNAAAPDPAATPTPTASAPVPTPGAPDPTTSGR comes from the coding sequence GTGAGCGGACCGGCCAAGCAGTTGAAGGGGCGCGCCGCACGGCTCGCCCGGATGATGCCCGCCGGGGCGACCTCGGCGGCCCGTACCCCCTTCGTCCTGCTGGTCGTCCTGCTCCTCGGCGGCGGCCTGATCACCCTGCTGCTCCTCAACTCCTCCCTCAACGAGGGCTCGTTCCGGCTCAGCGAGCTGAAGAAACAGACCACCGACCTCACCGACGAGCAGCAGGCGCTGCAACGGGACGTCGACGACCACTCCGCGCCCGACGCCCTCGGCCGCCGCGCCCGCGAGCTGGGCATGGTCCCCGGCGGCAGCCCCGCCTTCCTCGACCCCGACGGGACCGTCCGCGGCGTCCCCGGGCGAGCCGAGGCGCTGCCTCCCGTACCGCCCTCGGTGCTGGAACAGCCCGCGCCCGCGACCCCGCCCCCCGGCTCCACCGTGCCCGTACCGGCGCCGAACGCCGCAGCCCCTGACCCGGCCGCCACACCCACCCCCACGGCCTCCGCGCCCGTGCCCACCCCCGGCGCCCCCGACCCGACGACCTCCGGCAGGTGA
- a CDS encoding peptidoglycan D,D-transpeptidase FtsI family protein translates to MPPKEPPHRRVPGPARNGNAARPRTPGHPAPPRRRAGARPPHRIRLGNPRPRLRLVSLGLTLVMLVFVVRLLQVQAVDARAYAAKAEKSRYLSHTLEAERGEITDRSGIALADSVDAYDITADPLMFTPDSTRVPDAPEQAAALLAPILGVDTGDLITKLKTPKSRYAVLARRQTPQVWNQIKDLKSVLASKAGKANQGVPPKEARSSVLAGVFQEASSKRVYPNGDLAAGILGYVNAAGHGAGGVESMLDKELAGEDGQVTFAQSGGHRVPTATSREKPAVPGSDIELTIDRDIQWAAQQAIADQVQKSKADRGYVVVQNTRTGEVLAMANAPGFDPNDFSEANAADMGNAALQDAYEPGSTAKIMSMAAVLEEGVATPLTHVVVPNRLHRGDRLFKDDIDHPTWNLTLNGVLAKSSNIGTILATGQLGATQQKANQVLYSYLDKFGIGRPTGLNYPGETQGILAKPQDWSTSQQFTIPFGQGLSLNAMQAASVYSTIANGGVRTEPTLIRGAKGPDGRFTPAPAPKKTRVVSEKTAKTVATMLESVVGNEEGTGTKARIPGYRVAGKTGTANRVDPELGRYKGYTASFAGFAPSDDPRITVYCAIQNPTTGSYFGGQICGPIYKKVMEFALKTLQVEPTGTAPARLPVTF, encoded by the coding sequence GTGCCCCCCAAGGAACCACCGCACCGCCGGGTCCCCGGCCCCGCCAGGAACGGGAACGCCGCGCGCCCCCGGACCCCCGGCCACCCCGCACCGCCCCGCCGCCGCGCCGGCGCCCGCCCGCCGCACCGGATCAGACTCGGCAACCCCCGCCCCCGGCTGCGCCTGGTCAGCCTCGGCCTCACGCTCGTGATGCTCGTGTTCGTCGTACGGCTGCTCCAGGTGCAGGCCGTCGACGCCCGCGCGTACGCCGCCAAGGCCGAGAAGAGCCGCTACCTCAGCCACACCCTGGAGGCGGAGCGCGGCGAGATCACCGACCGCTCGGGGATCGCCCTCGCCGACAGCGTCGACGCCTACGACATCACCGCCGACCCGCTGATGTTCACCCCCGACTCCACCAGGGTCCCCGACGCCCCCGAGCAGGCCGCCGCGCTCCTCGCCCCGATCCTCGGCGTCGACACCGGCGACCTGATCACCAAGCTCAAGACCCCCAAGTCCCGCTACGCCGTGCTGGCCCGCCGTCAGACGCCGCAGGTCTGGAACCAGATCAAGGACCTCAAGAGCGTCCTCGCCAGCAAGGCGGGCAAGGCCAACCAGGGCGTGCCCCCGAAGGAGGCCAGGAGCAGCGTGCTGGCCGGTGTCTTCCAGGAGGCCAGCAGCAAGCGGGTCTACCCCAACGGCGATCTCGCCGCCGGGATACTGGGATACGTCAACGCCGCCGGCCACGGCGCCGGCGGGGTGGAGTCCATGCTGGACAAGGAGCTGGCGGGCGAGGACGGACAGGTCACCTTCGCCCAGTCCGGCGGGCACCGCGTGCCCACCGCGACCTCCCGGGAGAAGCCCGCCGTGCCCGGCTCCGACATCGAGCTGACCATCGACCGGGACATCCAGTGGGCCGCCCAGCAGGCCATCGCCGACCAGGTCCAGAAGTCCAAGGCCGACCGCGGCTACGTGGTGGTCCAGAACACCAGGACCGGTGAGGTGCTGGCCATGGCCAACGCCCCCGGCTTCGACCCGAACGACTTCTCCGAGGCCAACGCGGCCGACATGGGCAACGCCGCGCTCCAGGACGCGTACGAACCCGGCTCCACCGCCAAGATCATGTCGATGGCCGCCGTACTGGAGGAAGGCGTCGCCACCCCGCTGACCCACGTCGTCGTCCCCAACCGGCTCCACCGCGGCGACCGGCTCTTCAAGGACGACATCGACCACCCCACCTGGAACCTGACCCTCAACGGAGTCCTCGCCAAGTCCAGCAACATCGGCACGATCCTGGCGACGGGACAGCTCGGCGCGACCCAGCAGAAGGCCAACCAGGTCCTCTACTCGTACCTGGACAAGTTCGGCATCGGGCGGCCGACCGGGCTGAACTATCCCGGCGAGACCCAGGGCATCCTCGCGAAGCCGCAGGACTGGTCGACCTCGCAGCAGTTCACCATCCCCTTCGGCCAGGGACTCTCCCTCAACGCCATGCAGGCCGCATCGGTCTACTCGACCATCGCCAACGGCGGCGTACGGACCGAGCCCACTCTGATCCGCGGCGCGAAGGGCCCCGACGGCCGCTTCACCCCGGCCCCCGCGCCCAAGAAGACCCGGGTCGTCAGCGAGAAGACCGCCAAGACCGTCGCGACCATGCTGGAATCGGTCGTCGGCAACGAGGAAGGCACCGGCACCAAGGCCCGTATCCCCGGCTACCGCGTCGCGGGCAAGACGGGTACGGCCAACCGGGTCGATCCCGAGCTGGGCCGCTACAAGGGCTACACCGCCTCCTTCGCGGGCTTCGCGCCCTCGGACGACCCGCGGATCACCGTCTACTGCGCCATCCAGAACCCGACCACGGGCAGCTACTTCGGCGGCCAGATCTGCGGACCCATCTACAAGAAGGTCATGGAGTTCGCACTCAAGACCTTGCAGGTCGAACCGACCGGAACCGCCCCCGCCCGACTGCCGGTCACCTTCTAG